TCTGCGGACCAGCGATCCCGCACGGCATAGGCGTTGCTGGCCAGCAGCCGCAGGGTGCGCGACAGGGACCCGCCCAACTGGGGATCCAGGGCCAGGGCGCGAAGCTCCTGCTCCGACCACTGACTCAGTTCCTCCGGGGAGGCGGGGAGAGGGCCTCCCGTGAGATTGGCCAGGGCCTGCAGCAGGTGCGGCAGGCATTCGCGCTCCGTCTCCGGGCCGAGGGTGTCGGAATGGTTGAACAGATTGGCCAGCACGCGCAGCAGCCGGGCGCAGGCCGTGGCGCGTTCCAGGTAGCGGCCCACCCAGAAGAGATTTTCCGCAGCCAGACTGGGCAGCACATTGTCCACGGCCCAGGGCTCGCGCACCACGTCCGAGCTGGTCCACAGGCTCACGTGCTGGGCCCTGGCCCGGGCGCGGACCCAGGTATCCTTGCTCAGTTCCTGGGACAGCTCCTGCAATGGTTCATCCGCCGCGCCATGTTCGTTCCCCACACTGCGGGTGAGCCCGCCGGGCATGACCATGTACCCGTCGTCCTTGGCGGTGAGGAAGGTGCGGACCACCACGGGACGCGAGAGCAACGGCGCGTGTTCGGTTTCCGGAAGCGAGGGGGCGGCGGATGGCTCCAGGGGCTCCTGCGCAGCGAAGAGGAAGGGCGCGGCGGCCATGCGGCGTTGCAGGGCCTGGCGCTCGGCGCGGGAGAGCCGCCAGCCATCCACGGGCGCGCCGTGCTGGGGGGCGATGGGGAGAATCTTCAGGGAATCCAGATGCTCAAAAATATACCGCTTGTCTTCGGCGGTGCCGCACCACCAGGTGCGCGGACCGGGCAGCAGCAGATCCTCCCCCAGCAGGCGACGGCAGACCCGATCCAGGCAGGCGGCCAGGCCGGGATTTTCCAGCACACCGCTGCCCAGGGGATTGGCCACGGCCACATGCTGCAGCCGCACGGCTTCCACCAGTCCGGCCACGCCGTGGCGGCTGTCTTCCTGCAGTTCCAGGGGATCGCACAGCACGTCCGTGACCCGGCGCAGGATCACGTCCACCGGTTCCAGCCCGCCGATGGATTTGAGCCAGACCGCGCCGTCGCGCACGGTGAGGTCCTCGCCCTGGACCAGGGTGTAGCCCAGATAGGCGGCCAGGTAGGCGTGCTCGAAGTAGGTTTCGTGTTCCGGGCCGGGGGTGAGCAGGACAATGCGCGGGTCGTCGCGTCGGCGCGGGGCCAGCCGGGCCAGGGTGTCCCGCATGGCGCGGAAAAAATGGGAGATGCGTTCCACGTTGCAGTCGCGGAACACGTCGGGCAGCACGCGGGCCAGCACGGTGCGGTTTTCCAGGGCATAGCCCGAGCCCGTGGGGGACTGGGTGAAATCCCGCAGGACCCGGAATCGCCCGTCCGGATCGCGGCAGCAGTCTGCCGAATGGAAGACGAGCTGACGTTCTCCGCGGTGGTGCATCTTGTCGCAGGTGCGCAGGAATCCTGGATGGGAGAAGACCGCTTCCGCCGGCACCACCCGTTCCCGCAGCAGCATGCGGGGGCCGTACAGGTCCTTGAAGAGCAGATCCAGGACCATGGCCCGCTGGGTGAGGCCGGCTTCCAGCTGCTCCCAGTCTGCCGGGGCAATAACCCAAGGGACGAGATCCAGCTCCCAGGGCCGGTGTCTGCCGCTCGGATCGCCATGCACATGGAAGGTGACGCCATTTTCCCGCAGCAGACGGCGGATGTCCAGCCGGCGTCGGCCCACCTCGTCCGGTCCCATGCGTTCCAGGGAGGCGAGAAAGGCGCTCCAGTGCGGGTGCAGGCTGCCATCCGGGGCGCGCAGCTCGTCCAGCGCGAGCAGCCTGTCCACCCCGGGCGGCAGGGGTGGGGCGGGTGCAGCCGGGGCAGGCTGCATGACGGCGTGTTCCATGGCGTCCATGGCCTTGACCCAGTACACGATTCCGCCGGGTTCCGCCACTGCGCACATTTTGTTGCACATGCAACGGAAGTGTGGCACAGGAGCTGGCTGCATGCCTTTGCATTTCATTCAGGAGTAGTCCATGCCTTCCTCCACCTCGTTTGTGCGGCGGCCGCCCGGGCAGTCCATGGGGCGGCTCATCTGCCTGGTGAACCGACGGTTTCAGTTGTATGCCCTGCGGGAGATGGCCCGCCTGCAGATCGGCCAGGGGCAGGTGCTGCTCATGGCCGAGTTGTTCCATCAGCATGCCACGGGCACGGCGCTTTTTTCCCAGGACGAACTGGCCGCGCTGCTCAAGGTGGACAAGGCCACCGTCACCCGGGCCATGGCCCCGCTGGAACGGGTCGGCTACGTGGTGCGTTCGGCCGATCTCGAAGACCGCCGCATCCGTCGCGTGCAGCTGACCCCCAAGGCCCTGGCCATCGAGTCGGAATTTTTCGCCATCCTCTATAGATGGTCCGACGCCTTGCTGGATGGCATTCCTCAGGACAAACAATCCGAGCTGTTCGGCCTGCTGCGCATGGTGCTGGCCAATGCGGACCGCATGGCCGAAGGGCCGCGGCGGGAACTCGTTGCGGATGATGAGCAGACGGGGGATGCAGGAGCGCCGGCATGACGTTGAACGCCTGGAGCATCCTTTCCATTTCGCTGCTCACGGTGATGGCCGGGGCGGCCGTGGCTCCGGCCCTGGGCGCAGTGCAGGCCGCCTTTCCGGACGTGTCGCCCACCACAATCAAGCTGCTGCTCACGGCGCCTTCGGTGTGCATCATCCCCATGTCGTTCCTGGCTCCGCGCATCTGCGCCCGGCTGGGGGTCAGGCGCACCCTGCTGCTGGGCGGGGCGCTGTACCTGCTGGGCGGCGCCGGCGGCGGGCTGGCCACCAGTTTTCCCATGCTGCTGGCCACGCGCATTGTGCTGGGCATCGGCGTGGGGCTGGTCATGCCCATGTCCAACTCCTTGGTGAGCGTCTTCTTTGCCGGGGAGGAACGGGTACGCATGATGGGGCGCACGGCCTCCACGGCCAACCTGGGGGGCATTGTGGCCCTGTTCTGCTCCGGCTGGCTGGCCCAGGCCAACTGGCGGTATGCCTTCGCCATCTACGCCATCAGTCTGGTGACCATGACCATGGCCGCGCTGTTTCTGCAGGAGCCTCCCCCGGAGCAGAGCCCCGCGGCCGCCACGGGCCGTCTGCCCCTGGGCGCCTGGCTGGGGGCGCTGGGCCTGCTGCTGCTCATGATCGTCTTTTATTGCATTCCCACCAACCTGGCGTTGTTTCTGATCCGGGAAGGCTACGGCGAGGCTGCCAACTCGGGCATGTCCCTGGCCGGATCCACCACCGCGGGATTCGTGGCCGGGCTGATCCTGCCGCGGACGCGGTTGATGTTCGGCCGGCAGTTGCCGCTGGTCATGCTGTGTCTGATGGCTGCCGGGTTCTTCTGTCTGCATTATGCAACAGGACTGGCGAGCGCCATGGGCGGGGTGGTGCTGGTGGGGTTTGGCCTGGGATCCCTGTGGCCCAGCCTGCTGGTGGCCGTGGCCAGGGCCACGCCCCTGCCCCTGAGCATGCGGGCCATGGCGCTGGCCGGGAGCATGATCTTCCTGGGACAGTTTCTCTCCCCCCTGGTGTTCGATGCCGTGGGGGTGCTGCTGGACACACGGCAGCCGCGGGACATCTTCGGACTGGCGGGACTGGCCACAGGCGCAGCCGTGCTGGGCATGGCCCTGCTGGGCCGGCAGGTGCGGCGGATGATGGAGCAGCGGGCCTGAGCAGGAATCGGGCGGGCGTGTCCGGAATCTGGCGACAGGTTGTGGCGTCGCTGGGTCGCAAAAAAACCGGCGCAGCAGCCAGGGGAAACCCGCAGGGCTGCGCGCCGGAACAATGCGTGGATATGCGCAGGAAGGGCGGCTTATTCGGGCTTGTCGCCATCCTTCTTGTCGGTCTTTTCGGTCACCTTTTCTTTGGGGGTGACGTCGATTTCATCGGGCTCGGACGTGGCCCGCTTGAAATTGCGGATGGCTTTGCCCATGCCGCCGCCGATTTCCGGCAGTTTGTTGGCCCCGAAAACGACCAGCACAATGCCAAGAATGAGGATGAGTTCCCAGATGCCGAGGCCACCGATCATGGCGCTGCTCCTTGTAGGGTCATGCTGCAGGCGGTCCATCCACCTGCCGGCGTCTGGCCGGGTGCAGGCGGCGTCGTACGGCAGACTGCATCCAGGCGAGACATGCTGCGTATACTCACGCCACCCGGCAGGGTCAAGGTGCAATTTGCCCCGGTGGCCTGCCGGCCCTTGCTTGCCTGGGCGCAAGCGTGTAGAAAACACTTTTTTTGCCCGGTTGCAGGCTCAACAGCATCATGACGCGTCGTCTCCTCCACTTTCCCGGCCAGGGGTGCCGATATTACGTCCACGGGCGCTGCCTGCTGGAGGAACGCCGCAATCCAGGCCTGGAACTGGCATGGCGTTGCCGCGTGCTGCAGTCCTGGGGCGACGCCTATGATCGGTTTCTGGATCAGGTCGAGGCCTTTTCCTTGTCGGACGAGACGGCCATGCGCATCTGGAAGCGCCGCATGCAGCATCTGGGGCATCCCCGGCAATGGTGCGACGAGTTCGTGCCCGCCTTCGATGCCGACAACGCCCCCGAACTGCCCTCGGGCGTGGCTGCCGACGAGGTGGCCAGCGTGGGCTGCCTCCACATTCTGGAAGATCTCTGCTTGAAGGAACTGCCGGCCTGTGCCGGTGTGTGCGCATACTTCGAACCGCGACGGGAACATGCCGCCGCGGAGGATGGGCATCGCCATGAATGACACGCCATTGCGTCTTGTGTTTCCCTGTCTGCATCCCGCCATGTGCGCCGTCGCGCCGCAGGGAGCAGTGTTTCTGGACCCTGGCCTTGCCCCGCCGCCGCTGCGGGCAGGCATGTGCATGCCCGAAACCCTGCCCATGAATCGGCAGATGGCCCGGGCCTGCCTGGCCGAGATGCTGGCCTTTGGGGCGCGGTTCAAAAAACCTGGAGACATGGCCTATTTTTCCGTGGCCGGCATGGAAAACTTCTATGACGGCACCGCCATGGACATTCGCGATGAGCTGGAGATCCTGGCCGGCCAGGACAACCCCGGCGCGAAGCTGGAAGAAAAGCGGCTGGCCGCCCAGCGCCTGCTGCTGCTGGCCTGGCACCTGGAGGAAAAGCGGCTGGAGGTGCGGGACGCTGCCGAGACGCTGCGATCCCTGAACCTGCGGTTCACCTCGTCGGTGACGGAAGACGAAGATCTCCATGCCGGAAGCGACATCCCCGATGATCCCGAGCTGGCCCGTCTGGTGGGCGAACTGACGCCCAGGGAGCTGGATTTCGATCCTGCCGCCGCCGGCGACCTGGACTGGCGCCGGCTGGCCGAGGCCGTGTTGCTGCTGCTGCCCGAGGGCGCGGAGCTGGCCATCTGCGAGCCGCACATCATCGCAGACCTGGGCCTGACCGGGCCGGCAGACCTGCCCGGCTGGCGCATCCTGGGCCTGACCGGGCCGGATGCCCAGCGGCCCTGGCTGGATCGTCCGGTGCGCTGCCACCCACCCCTGACCGGCGATTCCGGGGAGGCCCAGGCATGAGAATGCCGATTCAGATAGGCCCCGTGACGTCCTCGGCATTGTTCCAGGGCATCAAGGGCTTCATCTTCGATTGCGACGGCGTGCTCTTCGATACCCACGAGTCGAACGCGCAATACTACAACGCCATTCGCAGCCGGCTGGGGCTGGGGCCCATGACGCCAGCCCAGGAAGCCTATTGCCACGTGCACACGGTGCTGGATTGCATTGCCCATGTCACCCCGCCGGGGATGCTGCCCCAGGCCCTCCAAGCCAGGAAGGACGTGAGCTACACGCGGGAAATCCTGCCGCACCTGCGTCCCTTTCCCGGACTGTACGAGGTGCTGGACGCCCTGCGCGCCCGCAAGTACCGCCTGGCTGTGCATACCAACCGCAGCACCACCATGGAAAACGTGGCCTCGCGCTACGGGCTGGTGGGGTACTTCTTTCCGCTGATGACGGCCGGCAAGGCCCAGGCCAAGCCGCATCCCGAGGGCGTGCATCGCATTCTGACTGCCTGGGGGATGAAGCGTGAAGATGTTGTCTTTATTGGGGATTCTCGTATAGACCAAGCCTGTGCCGCCCGGGCAGGAGTGCGGTTCTGGGTATTCGGGGATCAGCCCCTTGCCGCCGAGGCCCGCATCCCGGACTGGCATTGCCTGCTCCAGGCACTGATGCGCCTTTGATGACAGGATGTTGCAGATTCTGCTTGATTTCTGATGACGCACACGTAAGAATCGTACCAACAGTCGCAGCCGTCTCTGGCGAACGGCGCGTGAAACGGAGGGGAATGATGAGTGTATTCAACAATTTGCTGGCCACTCTGGCCGGTATTTTGAGCCTGGTCCTCAACATTTATTTTTGGATCGTCATTGTCTCCGCCGTGTTGTCCTGGGTGAATCCGGACCCGTACAATCCCATTGTCCGCGCCATTCGCGGCATGACCGAGCCAGTATTCCGTCGCCTGCGCCGCACCTTTCCGTTCCTGGTGGTGGGCGGGATGGATCTGGCGCCCATCGCTGTCATCCTGATCATCTACCTGATCCAGGGCGTGGTGGTGCAGACACTCTACGACATGGCCGGCCGCGTGCCGACGCTCCGGTAACGCACACCAAAGGACGCTTGATGCCCACTTCGCCCGCAGCCCGTCCTCCCTACGCAGAGCCCGCCGGTCCTGGCGTGTGGCGGCTCAGGGTCTGGGTGCAGCCGGGGGCGAAGAGTGAAGGTCCTGCGGGTGAGTATCAAGGCTGCCTGAAGCTCAAGGTGGCCGCTCCTGCCGTGGACAACAAAGCCAACGCTGCCCTGGTGAAGCTCGTGGCCAGGGTGCTGGGCTGCCGGGCTTCATCTGTGCAGGTGGAATCGGGCCAGACCAGCCGCAAAAAGGCCCTGCGTATTGAACTCCCAGCTGAACCCGCCTGGAGCCGCCTTGCGGCCGGCCAGGCAGAACCATCCTGAGGAAAGGAGACACTCCATGGAAGCGAACGAGCTGACCTTGATCGAGCAGTTTCGGGACAAGGACACGGAGCTGCAAACGCTCTGGGAAGAGCATCTCCTGTACGAAAAGCAGCTGGAAAAGCTGGAATCCAAGCCGTTCCTATCCCCCCAGGAAGACCTGTTGGTGAAGGATATCAAAAAGAAAAAGCTGCTGGGCAAGACCCGCATGCAAGCCATCATCGATCGGTATAAAAGCTAGGAGAGCGACACATGCCCAAGACAGGGGCGCAGATCCTGCTGGAATGTCTGGTGCGTGAGGGCGTGGACGCCTTGTTCGGGTACCCCGGCGGCGCCATCATCGACATCTACGACCAGCTCCCCAATTATCCTCTCAAGCATATTCTGGTGCGTCATGAACAGGGCGCAGTGCATATGGCGGACGGCTACGCCCGGGCTTCGGGCAAGGTCGGCTGCGCCCTGGTCACCTCTGGTCCCGGCGCCACCAACGCCGTCACCGGCATTGCCAATGCGTATCTGGACTCCATCCCCCTGGTGGTCATCACCGGGCAGGTGCCCACACCGCTCATCGGCAACGACGCGTTCCAGGAGGTGGATATTGTCGGCATCACCCGGCCCTGCACCAAGCATAATTTTTTGGTGAAGGATCTGGAATCGTTGCCGCTGATCATCCGCCGGGCCTTCCACCTGGCCCGCACCGGCCGCCCCGGCCCCGTGCTGGTGGATGTGCCCAAGGACATCCAACAAAAAAAGATGGCCTTCAAGTTCCCCTCGGACAAAGCCGTGGCCATGCGCAGCTACAATCCCACGGTGCAGCCCAACAAGCAGCAGCTCAAGAAGGCTGTGGAGCTGCTGCTGGGAGCCAAACGGCCCATCATTTACGCCGGCGGCGGCATCATCAGTTCCAACGCTGCGGACCCCCTGGCTTGGCTGGCCAGAACGCTGCAGATTCCCGTCACCGCCACCCTCATGGGCCTGGGCTGCTTCCCCGGGGAAGACCCGCTCTTCCTGGGCATGCTGGGCATGCATGGCACCTATGCCGCCAACATGGCCATCACCCACAGCGATGTGATGCTGGCCGTGGGCGCGCGCTTTGACGACCGGGTGACCGGCAAGCTGGCCACCTTTGCCCCGCATGCCAAGATTGTCCATGTGGATATCGATCCCACCTCCATCCGCAAGAACGTGCGCGTGGATGTGCCTGTGGTGGCGGATTGTCGCCTGGCCCTGGAAGGCCTCAAGGAGATTGTGGAAGCCCGGCTGACGGAAAAAGACTGGGCCGGCGCGCACTCTCCCTGGCTTGGCCAGTGCAAGGAATGGGCGACCCTGCATCCCCTTACCTGGAAAGAGAACGGCGGCATCAAGCCCCAGTACGTGGTGGACGCCATCTACCGCCTGAGCAAGGGGCAGGCCATCATCGCCACGGAAGTGGGCCAGAACCAGATGTGGGCCGCGCAGTTCTACAAATACAATACCCCCCGCACCCTGCTCACCTCCGGCGGCCTGGGCACCATGGGCTTCGGCCTGCCTGCGGCCATCGGCGCGCAGATCGCCTTCCCGGACAGGCTCGTGGTGGACGTGGCCGGCGATGGCTCCATCCAGATGAACATCCAGGAGCTCATCACCGCTGTGTGCAACAAGCTGCCGGTGAAGGTCGTCATCCTGAACAATGGCTACCTGGGCATGGTGCGGCAGTGGCAGGAGCTGTTTTACGCCAAAAACTATTGCGGCACGTGCATGGACGCCCAGCCGGACTTCGTGGCCCTGGCCAGGGCCTACGGCGCCGTGGGCCTGCGCGCCACGACCAAGGACGAGGTGGAGCCGGTGCTGGAAGAAGCCTTCCGCACGCCGAACACCGTGATTGTGGATGTGCGCGTGGAGCGGGAGGAAAACGTCTACCCCATGATTCCGGCAGGCGCCTCCCTTACTGAAATGCTGCTGGTGTAAGGAGATTTCCCGTGCGACACGTGCTCTCCGTGCTTGTGGAAAACGAACCGGGCGTGCTCTCCCGCATCTCCGGGCTTTTTTCCGGCCGCGGGTTCAATATCGAAACATTGAACGTCGGCCCCACGCTGGAA
This sequence is a window from Megalodesulfovibrio gigas DSM 1382 = ATCC 19364. Protein-coding genes within it:
- a CDS encoding circularly permuted type 2 ATP-grasp protein, translated to MYWVKAMDAMEHAVMQPAPAAPAPPLPPGVDRLLALDELRAPDGSLHPHWSAFLASLERMGPDEVGRRRLDIRRLLRENGVTFHVHGDPSGRHRPWELDLVPWVIAPADWEQLEAGLTQRAMVLDLLFKDLYGPRMLLRERVVPAEAVFSHPGFLRTCDKMHHRGERQLVFHSADCCRDPDGRFRVLRDFTQSPTGSGYALENRTVLARVLPDVFRDCNVERISHFFRAMRDTLARLAPRRRDDPRIVLLTPGPEHETYFEHAYLAAYLGYTLVQGEDLTVRDGAVWLKSIGGLEPVDVILRRVTDVLCDPLELQEDSRHGVAGLVEAVRLQHVAVANPLGSGVLENPGLAACLDRVCRRLLGEDLLLPGPRTWWCGTAEDKRYIFEHLDSLKILPIAPQHGAPVDGWRLSRAERQALQRRMAAAPFLFAAQEPLEPSAAPSLPETEHAPLLSRPVVVRTFLTAKDDGYMVMPGGLTRSVGNEHGAADEPLQELSQELSKDTWVRARARAQHVSLWTSSDVVREPWAVDNVLPSLAAENLFWVGRYLERATACARLLRVLANLFNHSDTLGPETERECLPHLLQALANLTGGPLPASPEELSQWSEQELRALALDPQLGGSLSRTLRLLASNAYAVRDRWSADTWRVIDAIQEHAEALAGYSPLQEHAGMERLQAILDLLLTSLIAFTGYTMESMTRAVGWVLLDTGRRMERGLMLIGMLQGALAPHTPQQLSESVAQQLMEMTLSTLESLITYRRRYRSQLRLEQTLDLLLLDETNPRSLAFQLEQLRSHMQALPRPRRSSRTSPEERLALEAYASLKRMDALELARYSTRTRRHEVLHTFLADQFRLLAAMSDAISLSFFSHAGGPTPLARRRATTL
- a CDS encoding MarR family winged helix-turn-helix transcriptional regulator codes for the protein MPSSTSFVRRPPGQSMGRLICLVNRRFQLYALREMARLQIGQGQVLLMAELFHQHATGTALFSQDELAALLKVDKATVTRAMAPLERVGYVVRSADLEDRRIRRVQLTPKALAIESEFFAILYRWSDALLDGIPQDKQSELFGLLRMVLANADRMAEGPRRELVADDEQTGDAGAPA
- a CDS encoding MFS transporter, translated to MTLNAWSILSISLLTVMAGAAVAPALGAVQAAFPDVSPTTIKLLLTAPSVCIIPMSFLAPRICARLGVRRTLLLGGALYLLGGAGGGLATSFPMLLATRIVLGIGVGLVMPMSNSLVSVFFAGEERVRMMGRTASTANLGGIVALFCSGWLAQANWRYAFAIYAISLVTMTMAALFLQEPPPEQSPAAATGRLPLGAWLGALGLLLLMIVFYCIPTNLALFLIREGYGEAANSGMSLAGSTTAGFVAGLILPRTRLMFGRQLPLVMLCLMAAGFFCLHYATGLASAMGGVVLVGFGLGSLWPSLLVAVARATPLPLSMRAMALAGSMIFLGQFLSPLVFDAVGVLLDTRQPRDIFGLAGLATGAAVLGMALLGRQVRRMMEQRA
- a CDS encoding twin-arginine translocase TatA/TatE family subunit, which produces MIGGLGIWELILILGIVLVVFGANKLPEIGGGMGKAIRNFKRATSEPDEIDVTPKEKVTEKTDKKDGDKPE
- a CDS encoding HAD family hydrolase, whose translation is MRMPIQIGPVTSSALFQGIKGFIFDCDGVLFDTHESNAQYYNAIRSRLGLGPMTPAQEAYCHVHTVLDCIAHVTPPGMLPQALQARKDVSYTREILPHLRPFPGLYEVLDALRARKYRLAVHTNRSTTMENVASRYGLVGYFFPLMTAGKAQAKPHPEGVHRILTAWGMKREDVVFIGDSRIDQACAARAGVRFWVFGDQPLAAEARIPDWHCLLQALMRL
- a CDS encoding YggT family protein; the encoded protein is MSVFNNLLATLAGILSLVLNIYFWIVIVSAVLSWVNPDPYNPIVRAIRGMTEPVFRRLRRTFPFLVVGGMDLAPIAVILIIYLIQGVVVQTLYDMAGRVPTLR
- a CDS encoding DUF167 domain-containing protein, which produces MPTSPAARPPYAEPAGPGVWRLRVWVQPGAKSEGPAGEYQGCLKLKVAAPAVDNKANAALVKLVARVLGCRASSVQVESGQTSRKKALRIELPAEPAWSRLAAGQAEPS
- a CDS encoding DUF465 domain-containing protein, whose translation is MEANELTLIEQFRDKDTELQTLWEEHLLYEKQLEKLESKPFLSPQEDLLVKDIKKKKLLGKTRMQAIIDRYKS
- the ilvB gene encoding biosynthetic-type acetolactate synthase large subunit encodes the protein MPKTGAQILLECLVREGVDALFGYPGGAIIDIYDQLPNYPLKHILVRHEQGAVHMADGYARASGKVGCALVTSGPGATNAVTGIANAYLDSIPLVVITGQVPTPLIGNDAFQEVDIVGITRPCTKHNFLVKDLESLPLIIRRAFHLARTGRPGPVLVDVPKDIQQKKMAFKFPSDKAVAMRSYNPTVQPNKQQLKKAVELLLGAKRPIIYAGGGIISSNAADPLAWLARTLQIPVTATLMGLGCFPGEDPLFLGMLGMHGTYAANMAITHSDVMLAVGARFDDRVTGKLATFAPHAKIVHVDIDPTSIRKNVRVDVPVVADCRLALEGLKEIVEARLTEKDWAGAHSPWLGQCKEWATLHPLTWKENGGIKPQYVVDAIYRLSKGQAIIATEVGQNQMWAAQFYKYNTPRTLLTSGGLGTMGFGLPAAIGAQIAFPDRLVVDVAGDGSIQMNIQELITAVCNKLPVKVVILNNGYLGMVRQWQELFYAKNYCGTCMDAQPDFVALARAYGAVGLRATTKDEVEPVLEEAFRTPNTVIVDVRVEREENVYPMIPAGASLTEMLLV